From the genome of Athalia rosae chromosome 3, iyAthRosa1.1, whole genome shotgun sequence:
gggggagggacggggggaaggggggaagaGGGAGCGCAGGTAGGTGGTCGGATAAATAGTTGGTCCGGCAAACACTTAACCGAGTTTAAGAGGCATAGTTAGCGGTGCGCGGAGCACTTAACTACCCCTAAACAACGAACTGGTGTGTTACCTGTCTCCCGGTAATAGGACCTAGTGCCAGAATGCCAGTGGCCGGTAGCACACCGTCAGCTAATTCATTTCACGTACACATATTCACGGGGGTGGAGATGTGGACGACCAGAAAacgacagagagagagagagagagagagagagagagagagaacgacgcgaagaagaggagagagaccGAACGGTCTACCGGTGCTCGGGAAAGGCCGGCGTTGATTAAACCCAAACAATGCATTTACTCCGGTCTAAAAGCCATCCGACTTTTACGCGATTGACGCGAAAcagacgtagaaaaaaaaaaaaataaaaacaaacacaaaataaaataaagggcGAAGGAAGAACGACCGGGTACCGTTATCCCAAAAATCGCCAGACACGTCAAGCGCCTCGCGACGAAATTAgaggaaattaaataaattaagagAGATTCTTAATGGCCTCCATTTTATCGCTCAGGTGCGAGTGcgtgattataattatcatattttcccTTTCCGCGTATCAATTTCATCGGAGGTATCGGAATGACGTCGACGGTCGAATGGAAGTGAGGTGATGGGCGTGACGCGATGATcgctggatgaaaaaaaaaaaacacttcgCAGGAACGTTTGATGGGAATTGAGTTTATCGAGGGAGAGTTTCTGCCGCCCATTAACGGCGtgcgcacgtatatatatatattaatttaaCGGACATCGTgtcacgttatttttttttggttttgttttttttttttatttttttttttatcttcacaaACCGACCGTAATTATCCAACCTTCGTACGCATTTTTAATTGCTCTGAAGTATTAATTAAGAGCTGGAAATGGTGATTCCGGGAAAATGAAGGGGGTTTTCAGatcaaagaaataaatgatcgTACGATCCGATGAGaaattatgatatttattttcgtaatCCCTCACTGAGGAGTTCGAGGTTCTATTTTGAGCCAAACGCCGTCTGGTACGGTAGCGAGTATCCccgaatggaaaattttcagtggATCTTTGGTCATGCGgcacgttgaaaatttgaaatttgtcaTAAGTTGGAATAATACCATCTTGATCTGCATCAAGGCGTACACGTATCCGGTACAAACTCTGGGGCCCAATCCGAATGGGAAAAAGGTCGCGGGATCAACGGTGTTTTTATTAGCATTGGAAAATCGTTCGGGCTCGAATTTATCCGGATCGGAATAATACTTGACGTCACTTTGTATACAGCCGGCCGGCATCCATAGCTGTGTACCGGGTTCCACCTTAAAAGGTTCAAATCCAGGTTCAGCCGGCGGGAGTTCGAACTCCTGTTTACAAATCCTGTCGGTTACGTGAACCGGTGGATGTAATCGTAGCGTTTCCTTGATGACCGCATCCAGGTATTCCATCCCGTGAAGGGCGTCGTAAGTAATCTCACCCTCGCACTGATCGAGTACGGTGTCGATCTCCCGGTGAATCTCCTCCTGGACATCGGGATTCACCGCTATCCTGTGGGCTACGTTGCTCGCCACGTATCTCGAGGCCGCCACACCGCCGAGGTAATATTCGAAGGCGAACGCTGCCATGTCGTCTTCGGTCAAATTCAActctttggttttttcgttGGTTTGAGTCAGCAGCTGAAACATGTCGGATACGACGATACCCTCGGTGTCTTTCGCCGCCAGTACCGACCTCACGAT
Proteins encoded in this window:
- the LOC125500424 gene encoding cytochrome P450 9e2-like — encoded protein: MDYFAVISTLVLGALAFYHYAYRNFDYFKKRGAPFVPPISWLGNLGMSVLGIKPFDKVVKDIYDYKPEAKYIGFFDFSTPIVMIRDPELVRMVKISNFDKFSDHLGLPEGSKDFFLTRNLLGIQGQRWKDSRALLSPIFTRSKMKITFNLVKERAQTFVNDLEKILATDETRAFDMIDVFGKFANDATVLSAYGIKVDSLKDPENDFFVIGREATDFGGSLAFPLYLFNTFPRIARLFDVRLFSNRIDNFFRGIVRSVLAAKDTEGIVVSDMFQLLTQTNEKTKELNLTEDDMAAFAFEYYLGGVAASRYVASNVAHRIAVNPDVQEEIHREIDTVLDQCEGEITYDALHGMEYLDAVIKETLRLHPPVHVTDRICKQEFELPPAEPGFEPFKVEPGTQLWMPAGCIQSDVKYYSDPDKFEPERFSNANKNTVDPATFFPFGLGPRVCTGYVYALMQIKMVLFQLMTNFKFSTCRMTKDPLKIFHSGILATVPDGVWLKIEPRTPQ